One Rhinolophus ferrumequinum isolate MPI-CBG mRhiFer1 chromosome 10, mRhiFer1_v1.p, whole genome shotgun sequence genomic window, CGGATTGGATGTGTCATTTAGGTAAgaataatgtgtcatttaggtaAGAATAATTGGAGGTGTCATTTAGGTAAGAAAGAATAAGAATGTGTCATTTAGGTAAGAATAAGAAGTACAAGGCATTTGTGTGTGTAGGAATCCGTGCATTTTAGCACGTTAAAAAGAGTAAGAGATGCAACTGAGTACAAGATTCTTCAAGGGAACCTCCAATATTAGGTAACTATAAATGAGGTAGAAAAACATGATCAGAAGAAATGCATGAAACACGTTTCTTTGGTTTTATGGTAAGGCTGtgagttttagaatttttttcacaattgtttttttgaaaaacacaacatCTTTTGTAATATGTCCCAGAAGACTTCTTTCACCTGCTGGTTCCTTAGGGTGTAAATGAAGGGATTTAGTAAAGGGGCAACTGAGGTATACAGCAAAGCTACACCTTTGGATACAGTCACTCTTTCTTTTGCAGACGGTTTAATGTACATAAAGATACAGCTACCGTAAGTCATGGAGACAACAATCATGTGGGAAGTACACGTTGAAAAAGCTTTGGTCCTTTGCTGCGCAGAAGGGAATTTCAGAATGGTCTTAATGATGTGAGTGTAAGAGAGAATCACTAACACCAATGTGACCACAAGTGTCACCACAGCTAAGATAAAAGACAACAATTCTAGGACATGTGTATCTGTGCAAGATATCTGCAGGAGAGGGGAAGTTTCACACATAAAGTGATCAATTACTCTGGAAGCACAGAACTCTAGCTTGAGTCCCATGACCAGTGGGGGAAAGATGATTAGAAATCCTGTTACCCAAGAGCTGAGCACAAGCTGATAGCAGACTTTGCTGTTCATAATGATCGGGTAATGCAGCGGTTTGCAGATGGCAACATAGCGGTCATAGGACATGGCAGCCAGAAGGTAAAATTCCGTAACTCccagtaaaagaataaaaaataattgagctGCACAATTATTATATGAAATGGTTTTTTTTCTAGTCACAATGGTTATCAGGAATCTGGGAATGCATACTGTTGTGAATATGATTTCCAGAAATGAGAAATTACGGAGAAAGAAATACATTGGTGTCTTGAGGCGGGGATCCAGCAGGGTAAGGAGAATAATGACTAAGTTCCCCATCAGGCTCAACgtgtaattcaaaaataaaaacaggaaaatcacaATTTGCAATTGTGCGTCATCTGTCAATCCTAGAAGAATGAACTCTATTTCCATTGACTggttcttcatttctctttggtgGGCCTTATCAAATctacttggaaaagaaaaaaaaaagaaaggatatatgggaatatgacataatataagcTATGTAGAttaacctaaatatataaatgagcGAAATGTGTATATGTTGaccttaatatatataaattaaccTAAAtgtgaactaaataaatatatattaactaaataaatatatttgttaggtaaatatatgtgtgtgtgtatttagcctaatgcagaaaaaagcatacattctttttttggtcataaaacactgaacaaatatttattgcactttTTTTTATGTGCAGCGTACCAAATTGACCACTATAGAGGTTACAAAGGTGTTCAAAATGcagttattattactttaaatgaaCTTAACAGTCAACTGAAGAGACACAGTCACATACCCAAATCACAGCACAAATTATGAAAGATATTTGAAGATGGCTTCAGCACTATAGGTGTATCCACAGagggtgtctgtttttctttcttttctttttttttaaattaaagtttattgggatgacaattgtgagtagttacatagatttcaggtgtacaaatgtgtaatacatcatctgtatatccgattgtgttcaccacccagagtcagttctccttccatcaccatgtattttaccctcatctaccactccttCCACCCCTACCATCTGGTAAAAaagcatacattttttaatttatccatttgCAAATGCTTTTGCCATTCTGAAACATTCCAATGTCACATAATTACATGTTACAGTCACATCTAAATTCTTTCTCATCTATTAGTTCTCTTTATTATAATATTCACAATTTTTCTTCTGGAACTTGAACttgaagttttgtgttttttttgatTAATGTGCATTTTTGTCCATCCCTCCTGAATCAACTGTGCATGTATACTTTCAAAAAAgcatatgcattattttaatgcattttctattatttttattcaatctATGTAAATATACTAAGTTGGTTTGTCTTTTTAGAATGAGTATCAGGGTGACTTTTCAAAACCAGGATTTAGGGTAATATTACAGTTTCAGTGATGGTCAATCACTAAGGCAGTACTGATTTCTAGTAAGTAGGTACAGGTGCTAATTataatagttttgaaattttctctgTACTAAAAGTACACGATTATTTTTATGATGGTATTAATTTTCTTGACTGACTTTGCTATAGTCAAATGGACAGTTGTTTTTCAGTATACatgacaaataaaacaaagcaaaacaacaaaataagtaacattttaattttaaaatttgtccttttttcaatttatctttttgaaatgCATTCCTATATATGTCTACATAATTTGTGgcactatttttgttgttgttgttttttacttcctttgtatCCTTTGTAAAACTATTGAATATGCCAGGAATATGTTACCCCTTATCCATTCTACGTAATAGGAATTGTATTTATTCCATGTTGTACAATTCCCTTGTTATGTTAAACATGtcagtctattttattttatgcattatctTTTATCAGAAATAGGTTACTAAGCACTCTTTGTTATCTTTACTCTTTTGCATTTGTCTTATTAATATGGCTAGtctatttattacttttttcttatttggaaaaaatatacagtGCAGTAATGTAAGCAATCTCAGGGAAGCTGGCTGGAGGCCTGAGGAGAGTTCTCTTTTCTTGTGAAGGGCAGGATGCCCTGGAATGGATTCTCCCTCAAGAGaggcccattaaaaaaaaaaaattaagaaaaccactaagatttttttctgcttaatgTGGTTTTCCAGAGATGTTAGTGAATagctttaatgtttttaatggcaACTGAAGACCTGCAGTTTCCAGCTACTAAATGGTCACAGGCCAttcttgtaaaaatatatgtttctgTCCTTGCTGTGACTCCCATCTTTGCTCTACCTTTGATATAAAATGTATGTGCTAGGAGTTAGTCATACAATTTCTATTACCATGTGGGCCTAACAGACTGTTGTGGAACTATGTTCTTTCAAATTTTAGACAAGAGTTGCTCAGTACTTTTTCCACATCGCTTTATCCAAGACAACACTTAATTCACAAAGAAAATGGAACTTATGTGTGACTGTATATGGATTAAATAGATTATAATAGCTGTTAATGCACATCCATAAAATGACCCTACCACTAAACAAAtttgtaaaactaaaaattcagtaGTCAAATTTAATTCTCTGAATTGAACTTATTATGTATTTGACATAATTTCTGATTCTGAAGTTAAGCTAACATTATAGTTGATTACTTACCTTTTtggttctatttcatttattattcccCTCTGCGTGCATGGAAAAGATGTATGTAAACATAATTAATTATGATTTTACTCTCTTTTAtgatcatattacattatataacagggtaatttataaagaattatttttgtgaGAAGAGGCAATGTATACATACAAGTATTGTGTTTCTGTAAATAACTTCCATATTCCCTCAATTCCATACTTACTGTGATGTTCAGAACTCGGTATCAATAATTTAATGGCCGTCCATCGTTTATTCCATAAGTTgcagttttggaaaattttgtttttataatgcaATCATTCAAACTCTCTCAAAATAGGTagttattctttaaaacaaaataaaaatttttttgaaggatCAACTGAAAAATACTCAGGATAGTATCTTATAAAAGATAAACAACTGTTCCAAGAAAGAGACTCCACATTGCCAACTGTACACTTACAAAAtgcttcagttttatcattttctacttATACATACTCCAGGgatctattaaaataaaacaaagaaaaaaaaactctggGGATCAGAGTTCCAGAAGTTCTAATTACTGGCAATAAAGAACACCACTGTAATCTACTTTAGATAAAAGCTGAAATGAAATTATCCCAGAGGAGCATCCAAGtgatttagaaaaatcaatgaaatatgtaACAGAATCACAAGCAGTTCCTTCCAATTAGTAACAGGACTAATTTTAGACTTTATTGTAAACTGTTTTACACTCTGGCATCTACTGGTGTATATATTTGATTTACATACAACAAttaagcataatttatttttggattaaTAAAGTGAGGTTTGAGGTGGATATCTGATAAACTTTTTTACTCCCTCAGTAAACTGAattttatctattaaaatttttatgttaataccCAAACCTGGAGACAATCCAATATCTATCAGCTGGTGAGTTGATAGATGAATCTTAGAAATCTTATCCTAAGAGAAAAAAGCCAGATACAACATCCACAAACTCTGATTCCAGTTCTATAATTcttgaaaacaataaatgaaaaacctAGGGCCAGACCTAGTAGCTAGGGCCAGAGGATGAAGAGAAATGACTAACTACAGAAGTGTCATGAAGGAACTTTTTAaggtttataaaacattttcaatcttGACTGTAGTggtcgcaaacttgttgcaacgatgttgctaaccttttgtgatatcagagggattattcattatgaatttataccaactggacaaatggttaaccaagtttactatttggaagtgataaaaaggctgcgtgaaaaagttagatgacctgaactttttgccaacaattcatggctcttgcatcacaacaatgtactagctcacacggcactgtctgtgagggaggtttctggccagtaaacaaataactgtattggaacaccctccctactcacctgatctggtccccaatgacttctttctttacccaaagataaaggaaatattgaaaggaagacatttggatgacattcaggacttcaagggtaatatgatgacagctctgatggccattccagaaaaagagttccaagattgctttgaagcgtggaggaggcactggcatcagtgcatagcttcccaaggggagtacttcaaaggtgaccatagtgatattcagcaatgaggtatgtagcgctttttctggATAATTAAGTTCACCTTGTCGCATctagcgcaacacgggcagtgagagaacaagaaggggcggcgaagggttaagaaagagacagaagtcaGGAGATTTATGCACTAGGGGCCAGGATCTCACAGCTTCAAAgaactgagagccccgaatcgggccatcttctggcttttattgatgtacataTAAGGAAGTAACATTGATTTCTCCacagtctgtgaatttcatacattatactaggaaattgattcaaaccaatcacccttgcctgcaagcagccggaaccgaaagtcccaggatgtcttagtaattgttgtatgtacctccccaagggacaaaacctttatgctgaaacttactgatatgaatagatggagaactaatgttatcacatcattgaatctcttcccaagcaggttgtgggaaggaatatagccacagaggcagaagctctccttagccggggacGGTGGGGGTTTATGCCCATCTTTATCAACCCCATCTGGGGCaatccagatggcccctatgcaactgtgcctgtcttagtttgttcctcccttgaggaatcttacccgtcattgactaaccagccattcTTTGTGgacaaacagggagacataaggtgtaagcacaaaggtgaagcaaagtccctgaaaggatcagtctcacagactctcctttctttaggggtaggtacgaggggacagacaggtaggctgctgcatgacaacaAGACCTCATATGTCAAAGTTCATCAAACTATGTAACTTCAAAAGGTGAACTTTTTGTAGTTAAATTCTATCtcaatcatctatcaaatgtATTTGGATATCTTATCTCTTTTTATTAGGCTATTGAGAAGATTACATAGATCTATGCAGTCCAATATGATAGCCATTGGCCACATCtcaatatatgcatttaaatttgaaacagtgaatattgaattaaatattcagtttttcagtcacactagtcacatttcaagtacttAATATAATAGCTAcaggtggctaatggctaccatattagatagtacaaaaaaaatttgtcttttgtaatgcacatttaattatataaattttctgtAAACATGTCTTTACTAGATGTCTCATAATTTtgatatgctatattttattatcatatagttcaaaaatttatctaattctttcttattatttttttaaccaattggctatttagaaatgtattgctcaattttcaaatatttggagactTTCTGGTTACTTCTTTgttattgattcttttttaatgtaatgtttatttttatttatttattttaagttaaagtttattggagtgacaatggtcagtaaagtaacataggtttcaggtgtacagttctgtaacacatcatctatatatcgagttgtgtgttcaccacccagagtcagttctccttcccttaccatatatttgatcccatttaccttcATCCGTCACTCCCTTCCCCCTtgctctctggtaaccactcaactattgtctcTTAATTCcattataattacaaatatactTCCAAGCATACTTACTTGGAAGTATACTTCTAAGAATTTAATCCTGTCAAATTTGAAACTTTCTTTATGCTAAACTCATAGTCagttttagaaatatgttttgtACTTTTGAGAACATTAGATATTTTGAACTTGGATACAGTATTCCCTATTTATCAGAGGGTTAAAAGAACAAAGCTTaagttcttttgtatttttttatcaaaaaataatacatttgataACAGTTTAGTTATTGTAATTTTCATCTACATAATTTCTTTTCggtttattttaggtttttaaactcattttgtatgtttctgttttgttcatacATTGTTTTCTTGACTTCTCCACATTTTCCTTTACTTATTTTAGCATCTTTAATTGTTCTATGTCTTTGTTTAGTAGAActgtttttaagtctttttcaGTGACAATTTCTGTTGACTTATTTTGAATGTGCcataatttcctgtttctttttatgacttgtaatttttttgttgaacaCTGGACATTTGAGTTCAATAATGTGGTAACTCTGGAATTCAGACACTTCTCCTTCCTCAGGGCTGCTGCtttgttattgtttctgtttctcattaaTTGATTTACTGTTGTGGCAGGTATCAACCTGAGGTCTTCTCAGTTATTTTCTGAGCCTGTGACCCTCCTTAGGCATTCACAGTCACTTTCTTATTTTCCCTATATATGCATTTACTTTGACTGCTTTAGCCTTTAATGTCTTGctcctaaaagggaaaaaagacaaaaatgaaggtGTGTCAGAGCACCAGTCTTTTAAACTCCCTGAAAGTCACTTCAGCCACAGGGCGATGGGTTTACAACAACACTGGGAGGTTTAATACCTTTGTGGTCAAAAGCACCAACTGGGGATCAGAGTATAGATCCCTAATATTTGAAGGAGAGGATCCTTTTTGTGCACCTTGGCTCCTGCAAGCTGCTCTAGGAACACGTGCACAGCTCTTTGCCATGGGGCTAGGAAATGCAGGATGAGGACCTGCTACTGTGTTAAGAGCTGAAATTACCAAAATTAACAGCAATTTATCACCCCAGCCTTCCGCTGGAGTTGCAAGCTTTCAATAGACACTGGAGTTCCAATATGATTATATCAGACAATTCTGCCAGTACAATTGTtgtctagtggggaagacagattCTTGGTACCGGTACTTCCCACTCTACTACCTTCCCCAGATCCTCCTAAAGATATACTCATTTTCATGTCAGAATTGTAAACTCAAACTAAATAACATATTCGACTCAGATTCATATTCAGTCAATATACTCCCTTTGTTCTACTTTTGTCAGTTAGTGTATCAGGtgtcaaattttaaataactgttctataataattttgaacatgtttattgtaattcaaatattctttttttgtaattcaaatattctaaaatttgaagATAATCTATAAcattgatgtttttttctttttgggagaaaaaagaacctaTGTTTTtagtttgctgatatttttttttccctcttattccTGAAAAGTAATTTCCTCTAATCTTGTAACAACAATTTTCCTGCCTGTTTAGTCATACATTTGTCAGATTTCACATActcttttt contains:
- the LOC117028926 gene encoding olfactory receptor 6C6 translates to MKNQSMEIEFILLGLTDDAQLQIVIFLFLFLNYTLSLMGNLVIILLTLLDPRLKTPMYFFLRNFSFLEIIFTTVCIPRFLITIVTRKKTISYNNCAAQLFFILLLGVTEFYLLAAMSYDRYVAICKPLHYPIIMNSKVCYQLVLSSWVTGFLIIFPPLVMGLKLEFCASRVIDHFMCETSPLLQISCTDTHVLELLSFILAVVTLVVTLVLVILSYTHIIKTILKFPSAQQRTKAFSTCTSHMIVVSMTYGSCIFMYIKPSAKERVTVSKGVALLYTSVAPLLNPFIYTLRNQQVKEVFWDILQKMLCFSKKQL